In Actinoplanes derwentensis, the following proteins share a genomic window:
- a CDS encoding OmpA family protein, whose amino-acid sequence MTTTVSRRPITTPLSRRWIAVLAAVLGLAAIIAGQLGPNRYRLEDDLAQRAGAALSAAGQPHASVSFAGRDALVAAPSQVEADQARNVVATVSGVRAVGTRVTAPAKTAPVVDHAAEATRQRLTEAAERARVRLAERQSALAVQQQLDDLSALTFHTGGANLTAESRKALRKVAALLTANPGMGLRVGGHTDSRGSTATNLALSRDRADAVKDALVENGVAADRLTAKGYGEARPAVSNDTAEHRATNRRVELAIVS is encoded by the coding sequence ATGACGACGACAGTCTCCCGGCGCCCGATCACGACGCCGCTCTCCCGCCGCTGGATCGCCGTGCTGGCCGCCGTTCTCGGACTGGCCGCGATCATCGCCGGCCAGCTCGGGCCGAACCGTTACCGCCTGGAGGACGACCTGGCCCAGCGGGCCGGCGCAGCCCTGTCAGCAGCCGGTCAGCCGCACGCGAGCGTGTCGTTCGCCGGCCGGGACGCCCTGGTGGCGGCCCCCTCGCAGGTCGAAGCCGACCAGGCCCGCAACGTGGTGGCCACAGTGTCCGGTGTCCGGGCCGTCGGCACGCGGGTGACCGCTCCGGCGAAGACCGCTCCGGTGGTGGACCATGCGGCCGAGGCGACCCGGCAGCGCTTGACCGAGGCTGCCGAGCGGGCCCGGGTGAGGCTGGCCGAACGGCAGAGCGCGTTGGCCGTACAACAGCAATTGGATGATCTTTCGGCGTTGACCTTCCACACCGGAGGCGCGAACCTGACCGCCGAATCGCGGAAGGCGCTGCGGAAGGTCGCGGCGCTGTTGACGGCCAATCCGGGGATGGGGCTCCGGGTCGGCGGGCACACCGATTCGCGGGGGTCGACGGCGACGAACCTGGCGTTGAGCCGGGACCGGGCCGACGCCGTCAAGGACGCCCTGGTCGAGAACGGGGTGGCTGCTGACCGGCTGACCGCGAAGGGGTACGGCGAAGCCCGCCCGGCGGTGTCCAACGACACCGCCGAGCACCGGGCCACGAACCGTCGGGTGGAACTCGCGATCGTCAGCTGA
- a CDS encoding ABC transporter ATP-binding protein, producing MPDTTSTAGMSDTTRLGTLLAVLRPHRRTMALGLVLGLIGNAAGLATPMVTKWVLDSFSGGVDLTGPIAVLAGLVVVGSVINLWQSILLGTLAERIVLDARTSIIRRYFRARVLDLQARATGELVTRVTSDTGLLHEASSSIIGLINAGIGLIGTLVLMAVLDLTLFACTLGAVVVVTVLMSLLLPKIGVAQTAAQESVGKLGANLEGALRAIRTVKASRAEARQGDQIVGNAQDAARYSVRAARIAASVWTIAWSGINFAVILILAVGAWRADAGLLEVSSLVAFLLYVFQLMGPIGELTRNLTALQAGIAASGRINELESIALEPVSAGSSETATTPDGPVLWLQGVTARYGADAPPVLHGLDLEIPRRGHTAIVGPSGAGKTTLFSLLLRFLEPEEGRILLDGRPYSEWSHREVRGRLAYVEQETPVVPGTVGDNVRFTHPDATDAEVRAVLRSVRLDELEPALHATDVSGGQRQRIALARALLRTPEVLLLDEATAQVDGLTEAAVQDCIRAHAAHGAVVTIAHRLSTVLDADRIVVVEAGRIRAQGTHTSLYASDDLYRSLVEALRIQPVLHRASS from the coding sequence ATGCCAGACACCACTTCGACAGCGGGCATGTCAGACACCACGAGACTGGGCACTCTGCTCGCCGTGCTCCGCCCGCATCGTCGCACGATGGCGCTCGGGCTGGTGCTCGGCCTGATCGGCAACGCGGCCGGGCTGGCCACCCCGATGGTCACCAAGTGGGTGCTCGACAGCTTCAGCGGCGGCGTCGACCTGACCGGGCCGATCGCGGTGCTGGCCGGGCTGGTCGTGGTCGGGTCCGTGATCAACCTCTGGCAGTCGATCCTGTTGGGGACACTTGCCGAGCGGATCGTCCTCGACGCCCGCACCTCGATCATCCGGCGCTATTTCCGGGCCCGGGTCCTCGACCTGCAGGCCCGCGCGACCGGTGAGCTGGTCACCCGGGTCACCTCCGACACCGGTCTGCTGCACGAGGCGTCGAGCAGCATCATCGGGCTGATCAACGCGGGCATCGGCCTGATCGGCACGCTGGTGCTGATGGCGGTGCTCGACCTCACGCTGTTCGCCTGCACGCTGGGCGCCGTCGTCGTGGTCACGGTGCTGATGTCCCTGCTGTTGCCGAAGATCGGGGTGGCGCAGACCGCCGCTCAGGAGTCGGTTGGCAAGCTGGGCGCGAACCTCGAAGGAGCGTTGCGGGCCATCCGCACCGTCAAGGCCTCCCGGGCCGAGGCCCGCCAGGGTGACCAGATCGTCGGCAACGCGCAGGACGCCGCCAGGTACAGCGTCCGGGCCGCCCGGATCGCCGCCTCGGTGTGGACCATCGCCTGGTCCGGCATCAACTTCGCGGTGATCCTGATCCTCGCGGTCGGTGCCTGGCGGGCCGACGCGGGGCTGCTCGAGGTGTCCAGTCTGGTGGCGTTCCTGCTCTACGTCTTCCAGTTGATGGGCCCGATCGGCGAACTGACCCGGAACCTGACCGCGCTCCAGGCCGGCATCGCCGCGTCCGGCCGGATCAACGAGCTGGAGTCGATCGCCCTCGAACCGGTCTCGGCCGGTTCCTCCGAGACCGCGACGACACCGGACGGTCCGGTGCTGTGGTTGCAGGGCGTGACCGCTCGGTACGGTGCGGACGCCCCGCCGGTGCTGCACGGTCTCGATCTGGAGATCCCCCGGCGTGGTCACACCGCGATCGTCGGCCCGTCCGGCGCGGGCAAGACCACCCTGTTCTCGCTGCTCCTGCGGTTCCTAGAGCCGGAGGAGGGCCGGATCCTGCTGGACGGGCGCCCCTACTCCGAGTGGAGTCACCGGGAGGTGCGGGGCCGGCTGGCCTACGTCGAGCAGGAGACCCCGGTGGTCCCGGGCACGGTCGGCGACAACGTGCGGTTCACCCATCCCGACGCGACCGACGCCGAGGTACGGGCGGTGCTGCGGTCCGTACGCCTCGACGAGTTGGAGCCGGCTCTGCACGCCACCGATGTCTCCGGCGGCCAGCGCCAGCGGATCGCCCTGGCCCGGGCACTGCTGCGCACTCCTGAGGTGCTGCTGCTGGACGAGGCGACCGCGCAGGTCGACGGGCTGACCGAGGCCGCCGTGCAGGACTGCATCCGCGCGCACGCCGCGCACGGGGCGGTGGTGACGATCGCGCACCGGCTGTCGACCGTGCTCGACGCCGACCGGATCGTGGTCGTGGAGGCCGGGCGGATCCGGGCCCAGGGCACCCACACGTCGCTGTATGCGTCCGACGATCTCTACCGGAGTCTGGTCGAGGCGCTGCGGATCCAGCCGGTTCTGCATCGGGCCAGCAGCTGA
- a CDS encoding GAP family protein, with protein MDVALLASLSVLALIDSTSFGTLLIPIWLMIHPGPVRPGRITIFLGTVAAFYFAVGVAVVLGAGALLPEINRILDTRPAQWTMLVIGVALFFGSFRMGRKKNPGTEGRAARWRRRVLAEDGGTLALAGLALVAALIEVSTMLPYLGAIGLITTADLAVPPIVLLMAGYCLVMIVPALLLMVLRLAAGRRLVPALTRISDWMTNSDTLSWIVGIAGFLLAREAAVGLALINT; from the coding sequence ATGGATGTCGCTCTGCTCGCCTCATTGTCCGTGCTCGCACTGATCGACTCGACCAGCTTCGGCACCCTGCTCATCCCGATCTGGCTGATGATCCACCCCGGCCCGGTGCGTCCCGGGCGGATCACGATCTTTCTGGGTACGGTCGCCGCCTTCTACTTCGCGGTCGGCGTCGCCGTGGTTCTCGGCGCGGGTGCGCTGCTTCCCGAGATCAACCGGATCCTCGACACCCGCCCCGCACAGTGGACCATGCTGGTCATCGGGGTCGCGCTGTTCTTCGGGAGTTTCCGGATGGGCCGTAAGAAGAACCCCGGCACCGAGGGCCGTGCGGCCCGCTGGCGGCGCCGAGTCCTGGCCGAGGACGGCGGGACGCTCGCTCTGGCCGGCCTGGCGCTGGTGGCCGCGCTGATCGAGGTGTCCACCATGCTCCCCTACCTCGGGGCGATCGGCCTGATCACCACCGCGGACCTCGCCGTGCCACCGATCGTGCTGCTGATGGCCGGGTACTGCCTGGTCATGATCGTCCCGGCTCTGCTCCTGATGGTGCTGCGGCTGGCGGCCGGGCGGCGCCTGGTGCCCGCGCTGACCCGGATCAGCGACTGGATGACCAACAGCGACACTCTTTCGTGGATCGTCGGCATCGCCGGCTTCCTGCTGGCTCGCGAGGCCGCCGTCGGCCTGGCCCTCATCAACACCTGA
- a CDS encoding response regulator, with translation MIRVLLADDHAAIRAGMRLMLEQATDIVVVGEAADGAIAVRQAAVLRPDVVLMDIRMPGTDGITATREITTAGFADVLILTTFDLDEYLFGALRAGAAGFLLKSVEPAALVDAVRRIAAGDGFLAPEVTRRLLTAFAATPAGPPAPPVLNGLTQRERDVLAALGRGLSNADLAAALSITEATAKTHVSRVLAKLGCTSRVQAAILAREAGLA, from the coding sequence ATGATCAGGGTTCTGCTCGCCGACGATCATGCCGCGATCCGGGCCGGGATGCGCCTGATGCTGGAGCAGGCCACCGACATCGTGGTGGTCGGCGAGGCCGCCGACGGGGCGATCGCGGTCCGGCAGGCCGCGGTACTGCGCCCGGACGTGGTGCTGATGGACATCCGGATGCCCGGCACCGACGGCATCACCGCCACCCGCGAGATCACCACCGCCGGGTTCGCCGACGTGCTGATCCTGACCACCTTCGACCTGGACGAATACCTGTTCGGGGCGTTGCGTGCCGGGGCGGCCGGTTTCCTGCTCAAATCGGTCGAACCGGCCGCCCTGGTCGACGCGGTCCGCCGGATCGCCGCCGGGGACGGTTTCCTGGCCCCGGAGGTGACCCGCCGTCTGCTGACCGCGTTCGCCGCCACACCGGCCGGGCCGCCCGCACCACCCGTCCTGAACGGCCTCACCCAGCGGGAACGTGACGTACTGGCCGCCCTGGGCCGGGGACTGTCCAACGCCGATCTGGCCGCCGCGCTGTCCATCACCGAGGCCACCGCGAAGACCCACGTGTCCCGGGTGCTGGCCAAACTGGGCTGTACGTCCCGGGTCCAGGCCGCGATCCTGGCCCGGGAGGCGGGGCTGGCCTGA
- a CDS encoding helix-hairpin-helix domain-containing protein, producing MGWFISQSLVFIILAFILGVIAGRLWKKAPEKPTEPPVTDDELERIEGVGPAMANALRAAGIRTFGQLAESDDDAKRNALKAAGLKFAPSLVTWSRQARLLADGDEAAFAVLTARLIAGRDTEQPTSRPTPKPTSRSTGRPTSPSPTAASAVPATSSASPAASPVPAPADPSSWSAIPSAPAPGKPDTPSAVTGTPESGERGTVAVLERTEVTAPPAGLESVTTTENAATPKSSGTANSADISDSTDASDGPGALESADSGTIGAPKKAAQHKSESKKSESKKNEGKKGDRKKSGRDSEATAR from the coding sequence GTGGGTTGGTTCATCAGTCAGTCACTAGTCTTCATCATCCTCGCATTCATTTTGGGGGTGATTGCCGGAAGACTGTGGAAAAAGGCGCCGGAGAAGCCCACGGAACCACCGGTCACCGACGATGAATTGGAACGGATCGAAGGCGTCGGCCCCGCCATGGCCAATGCCCTGCGCGCCGCCGGAATCCGCACGTTCGGCCAGCTCGCGGAAAGTGACGACGACGCCAAGCGCAACGCCCTCAAGGCGGCCGGCCTGAAATTCGCCCCCAGCCTGGTCACCTGGAGCCGGCAGGCCCGCCTGCTGGCCGATGGCGACGAGGCCGCCTTCGCGGTGCTGACCGCCCGCCTGATCGCCGGCCGGGACACCGAGCAGCCGACGTCCCGTCCCACCCCGAAACCCACCAGCCGCTCCACCGGCAGGCCCACCAGCCCATCCCCGACAGCGGCGTCCGCCGTCCCGGCCACGTCGTCCGCGTCGCCGGCGGCGTCTCCGGTCCCGGCCCCCGCCGACCCGTCGTCGTGGTCCGCCATCCCGTCCGCACCCGCACCCGGCAAGCCGGACACCCCCTCCGCCGTGACCGGCACCCCGGAATCGGGAGAGCGGGGAACGGTCGCCGTGCTGGAACGGACCGAGGTCACCGCTCCCCCCGCAGGTCTCGAAAGCGTCACCACCACCGAAAACGCCGCCACGCCGAAGAGCAGCGGCACTGCAAACAGCGCTGACATCTCAGACAGCACCGACGCTTCAGATGGCCCCGGCGCCTTGGAAAGCGCCGACAGCGGCACCATTGGCGCGCCGAAGAAGGCGGCTCAGCACAAGAGCGAGAGCAAAAAGAGCGAAAGCAAGAAGAACGAAGGCAAGAAGGGCGACCGCAAGAAGTCCGGCCGCGATTCCGAGGCGACCGCCCGATGA
- a CDS encoding polymorphic toxin-type HINT domain-containing protein, with translation MNSIRMPGLWRRVRSATLLSLAVTLVVTLGYVPPSVSASPRSAVPQAAQLPEIPVPPLVTDPWDGSEGVPEMDERWRQWVADTAESAEEPEIRDAALAALATGDNAVIMKFVMEDMLILDQQVSDRKYKEAADNLAKVKAMKGTGAAGGYFNAEVTRVLAGSAYDRVLFLAYGARIARERDEQTAKRTLERAAELRQRVQIIAAGAAEASQVKRAAEAALAGGDTAIATFLKTGYLTAANADAAEWEQHLKDLEERNKAAEELTDLAKRSARANEARRQLMVAHGEGVKALMLVANAMGGASNNAREAQRIITGSDTVAVKNSRLTTVKDLTAAELQRVRNAAELTRVAAAKATLATDVLVETGLEYGIEWARITQGMNEAASAALSATQTAAHAIDATIATNNAQGAQAQAVAREQQAITWNHHAEEHARAAARLAASAQKQAAAAKTAAARAKTAREQAEAAERTAAAEAAKVAQQRKIAEDQAAEAARQRQNAEAERANAERHRIEAERQAAIASTARGEADRQAGIAGQARTKAEDADQASANAEDRAWDQEANARQARDAAISAERDEQTAKAKAQAFRAAAASADTEAERLEAVEQAAIADREAATAGNAARSARAAANTATGAAADSRAAATRAQHAADMAWAAHEKARSAARAADAAADKAESGARATHAARVLADSKAAQATAQQVKAAAAADTAQRLASQANDEAGKSLRAADRTRDAAQAATTEAVAASSQADDAVAASQAAATSAAGIADPANTAIAMVRPFTGTDIDADFVVRIAEQAKVIGAEQAAAASTRATEASEAARLATEAADRAATHVKFAYQEAAKAAQSAASAARSAAEAKQSAAEAAAEGAAARLAAANAARHDAQARADATAARAAANAAASDANAAGRSAQDAQNDADRADQAATAAEADAAAARQAADSAEADAAAARRAADSAQQHVEGATQAASNALQHAVDAQKAADQAEEAERERQAQAIADAAAGGTLDPLDPDLLQYLTPEQQAELRQANSDAGLSVLDFLKVEAADLLYELSGVGDLVRCFRDGNIEACLWSLAGLLGGIKAVRAGYKIVKALPKIVAFIKKLKDANHRRHLLLELARRLKKEAKDRDTCEDEENSFLPGTPVLLADGSTRPIEELKIGDLVVATDPINGVTAAEPVTATITGDGDKKLVDITIDTDGDRGTETATVTATHNHPFWVPALSDWVDAEHLSPQQWLRTSSGTLAQISAIGHRTANTRVHNLTVADVHTYYVTAKGTSLLTHNNSCHDLGIQISYTDTNNPLVLAVHNRRIQDKNKTTKNYGAALLKNKTIITGKALGKGAAGIHSEEDLIIQAGGINNIEALYTERAPCARKCDGLLRGKNVKVYYTFSWNHPDLGDREKIQKKTTADLKEAVVAMFKSRGL, from the coding sequence ATGAACAGCATCCGCATGCCCGGTCTCTGGAGACGGGTCCGTTCGGCGACGTTGTTGTCGCTGGCGGTGACGCTCGTCGTGACGTTGGGGTACGTGCCGCCGTCGGTGTCGGCGTCGCCGCGTTCCGCGGTGCCGCAGGCGGCTCAGCTTCCGGAGATCCCGGTCCCGCCGCTGGTGACCGACCCGTGGGACGGCAGCGAGGGCGTGCCCGAGATGGACGAGCGGTGGCGGCAGTGGGTCGCCGACACCGCCGAGTCCGCCGAGGAGCCGGAGATCCGCGACGCTGCGCTGGCGGCGCTGGCCACCGGCGACAACGCGGTGATCATGAAGTTCGTCATGGAGGACATGCTGATCCTGGACCAGCAGGTCAGCGACCGTAAGTACAAGGAGGCCGCTGACAACCTGGCCAAGGTCAAGGCGATGAAGGGCACCGGTGCGGCGGGCGGCTACTTCAACGCCGAGGTCACCCGGGTGCTGGCCGGTTCCGCGTACGACCGGGTGTTGTTCCTGGCTTATGGGGCTCGGATCGCTCGTGAGCGTGACGAACAGACCGCGAAGCGGACCCTGGAACGGGCTGCGGAACTACGCCAGCGGGTGCAGATCATCGCGGCCGGGGCGGCTGAGGCGTCGCAGGTCAAGCGGGCTGCCGAGGCGGCGCTGGCCGGTGGGGACACGGCGATCGCCACGTTCCTGAAGACCGGCTACCTGACCGCGGCGAACGCGGATGCCGCCGAGTGGGAGCAGCACCTCAAGGACCTGGAAGAACGTAACAAGGCCGCGGAGGAACTCACCGATCTGGCCAAGCGGTCGGCGCGGGCCAATGAGGCCCGCCGGCAGTTGATGGTCGCGCACGGCGAGGGTGTGAAGGCGTTGATGCTGGTCGCCAACGCCATGGGTGGGGCGTCCAACAACGCGCGGGAAGCCCAGCGGATCATCACCGGTAGCGACACGGTCGCGGTCAAGAACAGCCGGCTGACCACGGTCAAGGATCTGACCGCCGCCGAACTGCAGCGGGTGCGCAACGCCGCCGAGTTGACCCGGGTCGCGGCGGCCAAGGCCACCCTGGCCACTGATGTGCTGGTGGAGACGGGCCTGGAGTACGGCATCGAGTGGGCCCGGATCACCCAGGGGATGAACGAGGCGGCCAGCGCCGCACTCAGCGCGACGCAGACCGCCGCGCATGCCATCGACGCGACGATCGCCACGAACAACGCTCAGGGCGCGCAGGCGCAGGCTGTGGCCCGTGAGCAGCAGGCGATCACCTGGAACCATCACGCCGAAGAGCACGCCCGTGCCGCCGCGAGACTGGCCGCCTCCGCGCAGAAGCAGGCCGCCGCTGCCAAGACCGCTGCGGCCCGTGCCAAGACCGCCCGTGAGCAGGCCGAGGCCGCCGAACGTACGGCCGCGGCGGAGGCGGCGAAGGTCGCCCAGCAACGCAAGATCGCCGAGGATCAGGCCGCTGAGGCCGCCCGGCAACGGCAGAACGCCGAAGCCGAGCGCGCCAACGCTGAACGTCACCGCATCGAAGCCGAACGCCAGGCAGCCATCGCTTCCACCGCTCGCGGTGAGGCCGATCGGCAAGCCGGGATCGCCGGGCAGGCGCGTACCAAGGCTGAAGACGCTGACCAGGCGTCCGCGAACGCCGAGGACCGGGCGTGGGACCAGGAGGCCAACGCCCGGCAGGCCCGCGATGCGGCCATCAGCGCTGAGCGCGACGAACAGACTGCCAAGGCCAAGGCGCAGGCCTTCCGTGCTGCTGCGGCGTCGGCGGACACCGAAGCGGAGAGGCTCGAGGCCGTCGAGCAGGCCGCCATCGCCGACCGGGAGGCCGCCACCGCCGGTAACGCCGCTCGTTCGGCTCGTGCGGCGGCGAACACCGCCACCGGTGCCGCGGCCGATTCCCGGGCTGCCGCGACCAGGGCGCAGCATGCCGCTGACATGGCCTGGGCCGCGCACGAGAAGGCCCGTTCCGCGGCGAGGGCCGCTGACGCGGCGGCCGACAAGGCCGAGTCCGGTGCCCGCGCCACTCACGCGGCCCGGGTTCTGGCGGATTCCAAGGCCGCGCAGGCGACCGCTCAGCAGGTGAAGGCCGCTGCCGCCGCTGACACCGCGCAGCGTCTGGCGTCGCAGGCCAACGACGAGGCCGGTAAGTCGCTGCGGGCCGCCGACCGTACCCGCGACGCGGCACAGGCCGCGACCACCGAGGCGGTGGCCGCCAGTTCGCAGGCCGATGACGCGGTGGCCGCCTCGCAGGCGGCGGCGACGTCGGCGGCCGGGATCGCCGACCCCGCCAACACCGCCATCGCGATGGTGCGCCCGTTCACCGGCACCGACATCGACGCCGACTTCGTGGTCCGCATCGCCGAGCAGGCCAAGGTCATCGGCGCCGAGCAGGCCGCCGCGGCCAGCACCCGTGCGACCGAGGCGTCCGAAGCGGCCAGGCTGGCCACCGAGGCCGCCGACCGGGCCGCCACCCACGTCAAATTCGCCTACCAGGAGGCCGCCAAAGCAGCACAGTCGGCCGCATCCGCCGCGAGGTCCGCAGCCGAGGCCAAGCAGTCCGCCGCCGAAGCCGCCGCAGAGGGCGCAGCAGCCCGCCTCGCCGCCGCCAACGCGGCCCGCCACGACGCCCAGGCCCGCGCCGACGCCACCGCGGCCCGCGCCGCAGCCAACGCCGCAGCCAGCGACGCCAACGCCGCCGGACGCAGCGCCCAGGACGCCCAGAACGACGCCGACCGCGCCGACCAGGCCGCCACCGCTGCCGAAGCCGACGCCGCAGCAGCGCGCCAGGCAGCAGACAGCGCCGAAGCCGACGCCGCAGCAGCGCGCCGGGCCGCAGACAGCGCACAACAACATGTCGAAGGCGCCACCCAGGCAGCGAGCAACGCGCTGCAGCACGCCGTCGACGCACAGAAGGCCGCCGACCAGGCTGAAGAAGCTGAACGCGAGCGCCAGGCGCAGGCCATCGCCGACGCCGCGGCCGGTGGCACCCTCGATCCTCTCGACCCGGACCTGCTGCAGTACCTGACTCCCGAACAGCAGGCAGAACTGCGTCAGGCGAACAGCGACGCCGGGCTCAGCGTCCTTGACTTCCTCAAGGTCGAGGCAGCCGACCTGCTCTACGAACTGTCCGGTGTCGGTGACCTCGTCCGCTGCTTCCGGGACGGCAACATCGAAGCCTGCCTGTGGAGCCTCGCGGGCCTGCTCGGCGGCATCAAAGCCGTCCGCGCCGGCTACAAGATCGTCAAAGCACTGCCCAAAATCGTCGCCTTCATCAAGAAGCTCAAAGACGCCAACCATCGGCGCCATCTACTCCTGGAACTCGCCCGACGGCTGAAGAAGGAAGCCAAGGACCGGGATACCTGCGAGGACGAGGAGAACAGCTTCCTGCCGGGCACGCCCGTCCTGCTCGCCGACGGCAGCACCCGGCCCATCGAAGAACTGAAGATCGGCGACCTGGTCGTCGCTACGGATCCGATCAACGGCGTCACCGCGGCCGAACCCGTCACTGCGACCATCACCGGCGACGGCGACAAGAAACTTGTCGACATCACCATCGACACCGACGGCGACCGCGGTACCGAGACCGCGACGGTCACCGCGACCCATAACCATCCCTTCTGGGTCCCGGCGCTCTCCGACTGGGTGGACGCCGAACACCTGTCGCCCCAGCAATGGCTACGCACCAGTAGCGGCACCCTCGCTCAGATATCCGCGATCGGTCACCGTACTGCGAACACGCGAGTTCACAACCTCACCGTCGCCGACGTTCACACCTACTATGTGACGGCCAAGGGCACGTCACTTCTGACCCACAACAATTCTTGTCATGACCTCGGCATTCAGATCTCTTACACGGATACGAACAATCCTCTGGTCCTCGCGGTCCATAACCGTCGAATCCAGGACAAGAACAAGACGACCAAGAACTATGGCGCGGCTCTCCTGAAGAACAAGACGATCATTACGGGTAAGGCACTCGGTAAGGGTGCGGCGGGAATTCATTCAGAGGAAGATCTGATCATTCAGGCCGGCGGGATCAACAACATCGAAGCGCTGTACACTGAACGCGCCCCG
- a CDS encoding pentapeptide repeat-containing protein, translated as MRRSTTPTAPTVPDSVQTAEAGLDSEEFYEKKLFDGTDLIGLFAQDVEFAQCRFRAARLAGAVLPKVRLTDCLVERSDWSNARAETGTMERLAFTDCRMTGLAFNGGLLRSVTFTDCKVDLTNWRFAKFDTVVLTGCNLTGADFTSTDLRGASFVDCDLTGAQFHNATMRGARFQRCELSGIGGITSWEGAIVHPDDLLGLSYALAGALGIVVKE; from the coding sequence GTGCGGCGATCAACCACTCCGACGGCACCGACGGTGCCGGATTCTGTTCAGACGGCCGAAGCCGGGCTCGACTCCGAAGAGTTCTACGAGAAGAAACTCTTCGACGGCACCGACCTGATCGGGCTGTTCGCCCAGGACGTCGAGTTCGCGCAGTGCCGGTTCCGGGCGGCGCGGCTGGCCGGGGCGGTGCTGCCGAAGGTCCGGCTCACCGACTGCCTGGTCGAACGTTCCGACTGGTCCAACGCGCGCGCCGAGACCGGCACGATGGAACGGCTCGCCTTCACCGACTGCCGGATGACCGGTCTCGCCTTCAACGGGGGCCTCCTGCGGAGCGTCACGTTCACCGACTGCAAGGTCGACCTGACCAACTGGCGGTTCGCCAAGTTCGACACCGTCGTCCTGACCGGCTGCAACCTGACCGGCGCCGACTTCACCAGCACCGACCTGCGCGGCGCCTCGTTCGTCGACTGCGACCTGACCGGCGCCCAGTTCCACAACGCGACCATGCGCGGCGCCCGTTTCCAGCGCTGCGAACTTTCCGGCATCGGCGGCATCACCAGCTGGGAGGGTGCGATAGTGCACCCCGACGATCTTCTCGGCCTGTCGTACGCCCTGGCCGGGGCCCTGGGCATCGTCGTCAAGGAGTAA
- a CDS encoding sensor histidine kinase, producing the protein MDLRERWRSSVFLRDAANAAALFVGGVLLNVVGLIEVWSLPKIDEFGGLPDVWHVVPLAGGCLLTLAKRRHPTVALVAGTLCLGVDVLLGGSIAVVLVMFDLIFAVGLFASTRARTAVTGVIFVLIGTATVVGGLAAGQLRIAVFIGLQLTSLLFVPLWWAANLRQQQQLGLLDAERTAREAVLAERATMARDLHDVIAAHLATTAMHSGAALAAPPDTQRDRAALQAVRTSSLAALEEMRSMILLLRAAEEPSLPGGLDRLPELIEAADAGGLRMDVRIREVPGAPAVVQHTVYGILREALTNAAKHAPGSQVRLHVRATGDRVLVTVTNTLTGPAGLDHEVLSTGTGLWSIRERAALLGGDLTAGPDGDTWTVEASLPLISR; encoded by the coding sequence GTGGATCTGCGGGAACGGTGGCGGAGCAGCGTCTTTCTCCGGGACGCCGCGAACGCCGCGGCTCTCTTCGTGGGTGGCGTCCTCCTGAACGTGGTCGGCTTGATCGAGGTCTGGTCGCTACCGAAGATCGATGAGTTCGGCGGACTGCCCGACGTCTGGCACGTCGTCCCCCTGGCCGGTGGCTGTCTGCTCACTCTGGCCAAACGCCGGCATCCGACGGTCGCGCTCGTCGCCGGCACTCTGTGCCTCGGCGTCGACGTGCTGCTCGGCGGCAGCATCGCCGTGGTCCTGGTGATGTTCGACCTGATCTTCGCGGTCGGCCTGTTCGCCTCGACCCGGGCCCGGACCGCGGTGACCGGCGTGATCTTCGTGCTGATCGGCACCGCCACCGTCGTCGGCGGGCTGGCCGCCGGTCAGCTCCGGATCGCCGTCTTCATCGGCCTGCAACTGACGTCGCTGCTGTTCGTGCCGCTGTGGTGGGCCGCGAACCTGCGCCAGCAACAGCAACTCGGCCTGCTCGACGCCGAGCGCACCGCCCGCGAGGCGGTTCTCGCCGAACGCGCCACGATGGCCCGCGACCTGCACGACGTGATCGCCGCGCACCTGGCCACCACGGCCATGCACTCCGGCGCCGCGCTCGCCGCACCACCGGACACCCAGCGGGACCGGGCCGCCCTCCAGGCCGTCCGGACCAGCAGCCTCGCCGCCCTGGAGGAGATGCGCTCGATGATCCTGCTGCTGCGGGCCGCCGAGGAACCGTCGCTGCCCGGCGGCCTGGACCGGCTGCCCGAACTGATCGAGGCCGCCGACGCCGGCGGCCTGCGAATGGACGTCCGGATCCGCGAGGTACCGGGCGCCCCGGCGGTAGTTCAGCACACTGTTTACGGCATCTTGCGGGAGGCGCTGACCAACGCGGCCAAACACGCGCCCGGCTCTCAGGTGCGCCTGCACGTGCGGGCTACCGGCGACCGGGTGCTGGTCACCGTCACCAACACCCTGACCGGCCCGGCCGGCCTGGACCACGAGGTGCTGAGCACGGGCACCGGGCTGTGGTCGATCCGGGAACGCGCGGCCCTGCTCGGCGGGGACCTGACCGCCGGACCGGACGGCGACACGTGGACGGTCGAGGCGAGTCTGCCTCTGATCAGCCGATGA